The following coding sequences lie in one Rhinolophus ferrumequinum isolate MPI-CBG mRhiFer1 chromosome 14, mRhiFer1_v1.p, whole genome shotgun sequence genomic window:
- the RECQL4 gene encoding ATP-dependent DNA helicase Q4: protein MERLRDVRLQLQAWERAFRRLHGRRPGQEDVEAAPEETRALYREYRALKETLGQAGGVGPCGTVQSLPAAAEEVLEPSCWGSHLNRAATLSRHPAAGPSPRVSGQDYGERLKANLKSTLQAGPALSRIPRPSRRPSPKMPSLGPPSARTPTISPEEVSEGLPQPPRPQLRQGRLQQLRASLSLRLGSLDPGWLQRCDSGTPEACQPIVGAEEPQPLTSGVPCVLGPSAGLEAPLQGSEAPESVQGAAASAGSPPHGNSQGKKRSRSGELKGSPAQAQEDSSQLGPLPESPGDAALVQAQAPRGLAVSRPASWDRGNYVRLNMKQKRYVRGPILRGRLLRKQVWKQKWQKKQECFRGGQPRTTSKDACFQCGQLGHWAPQCPQSEPTVAPKKDGDRDGQSLPTLEEIVQRTDTAHCQLPAGEKNTEPAQPELLEPVEQPAPPCPPLAVPPLYLPGPSGQVAKTPAEVLQALEQLGHRAFRPGQECTVMRILSGMSTLLVLPTGAGKSLCYQLPALLYARRSPCLALVISPLVSLMDDQVSGLPAGLKAVCVHSGLTRKQRDSALQKARTAQVHVLMLSPEALVGAGAGGPACLSRLPPVAFVCIDEAHCLSQWSHNFRPCYLRVCKVLREQLGVRCFLGLTATATHSTALEVAQHLGIAAEAVLRGSVTIPTNLHLSVSMDRDPDQALVTLLQSDRFRTLDSVIIYCNRRQDTERISALLRTCLRRGAQEALVEAYHAGMCSQERRRVHRAFMEGQLRVVVATVAFGMGLDRPDVRAVLHLGLPPSFESYVQAVGRAGRDGQPAHCHLFLQPQGEDLRELRRHVHAHATDFLAVKKLVQRVFPPCTCSQRISEQAGGGSPQRCSAKSPQEAQQPSREHTARCPGHERVLPVQPTVQALDMTEEAIETLLCYLELHPQRWLELLPPTYTHCHLRYPGGPTQLQALARRCPPLAVYLARQPPENTGRGSSTVELDMAELVDSRGWELAPVRRALQQLQWDQEPRTGVRRGSGVLLEFREPAFHLHSPGDLTAQDKDQICDFLYSRVQAREREGLARLRRISQAFHSVAFPSCGPCLEQPDEERSARLKALLGHYFQEEGPGDMEDQRDPEPGQAMFQDWEPQIRRDIRHFLSLWPEQRFSGRAVARVFHGIGSPCYPAHVYGRDQRFWRRYLHLSFHALQRLATEEVLLGVTDCPASTSQA from the exons ATGGAACGGCTGCGGGACGTGCGGTTGCAGCTGCAGGCGTGGGAACGCGCTTTCCGGCGGCTGCACGGGCGGCGGCCGGGCCAG GAGGACGTGGAGGCGGCGCCCGAGGAGACCCGCG CGCTCTACCGGGAGTACCGCGCCCTGAAGGAGACCCTGGGCCAGGCCGGCGGCGTTGGGCCCTGCGGCACCGTGCAGTCGCTTCCGGCGGCAGCGGAGGAG GTGCTGGAGCCTAGCTGCTGGGGGTCCCACCTGAATCGGGCTGCAACCCTGAGTCGCCATCCTGCTGCAGGGCCAAGTCCTCGGGTGTCTGGGCAGGACTACGGGGAGAGGCTGAAGGCCAATTTAAAGAGCACTCTGCAG GCTGGGCCAGCACTGAGTCGCATACCCCGGCCTTCACGAAGACCCTCCCCAAAGATGCCTTCCCTGGGGCCACCAAGTGCACGGACTCCCACCATCTCTCCAGAAGAAGTCAGTGAGGGGctcccccagcctcccaggcCCCAGCTGAGGCAAGGCCGGCTGCAGCAGCTGCGGGCATCACTCAGCCTGCGGCTGGGCTCCCTAGACCCTGGCTGGCTGCAGCGATGTGACAGTGGGACCCCAGAGGCCTGCCAGCCCATTGTGGGTGCAGAGGAACCACAGCCTCTGACTTCAGGTGTCCCGTGTGTTCTTGGTCCCAGCGCTGGCCTCGAGGCACCTTTACAGGGCTCAGAGGCTCCGGAATCAGTGCAGGGAGCTGCAGCCAGTGCAGGGAGCCCCCCCCATGGCAACAGTCAAGGCAAGAAGCGGAGCCGGAGTGGGGAGCTAAAGGGGAGCCCTGCCCAGGCCCAGGAGGACAGCAGCCAACTGGGACCCCTGCCTGAGAGCCCTGGGGATGCGGCGCTTGTGCAGGCACAGGCCCCCCGCGGCCTTGCCGTCTCCAG GCCAGCCTCTTGGGACAGAGGTAATTACGTCCGGCTCAACATGAAGCAGAAACGCTATGTGCGGGGCCCGATCCTGCGTGGCAGGCTTCTCCGCAAGCAG GTGTGGAAACAGAAGTGGCAGAAAAAACAGGAATGTTTTAGGGGTGGTCAGCCCAGAACCACAAGCAAGGATGCTTGTTTCCAGTGTGGGCAACTTGGCCACTGGGCACCCCAGTGCCCCCAGTCAG AACCTACCGTGGCCCCCAAGAAGGACGGAGACAGGGACGGGCAAAGCCTGCCCACGTTGGAGGAAATAGTCCAGAGGACGGACACTGCCCACTGCCAGCTGCCTG CAGGTGAGAAAAACACAGAACCTGCTCAACCTGAATTGCTGGAGCCTGTGGAACAGCCTGCGCCACCTTGCCCGCCCCTAGCTGTGCCACCACTCTACCTGCCAGGGCCTTCAGGACAGGTGGCAA AGACGCCAGCTGAGGTGTTGCAAGCCCTGGAGCAGCTGGGCCACCGAGCCTTCCGCCCTGGACAGGAGTGCACGGTCATGCGCATCCTGTCTG GCATGTCCACGCTGCTGGTGCTGCCCACGGGTGCTGGCAAGTCCTTGTGTTATCAGCTCCCTGCGCTACTGTACGCCCGGCGAAGCCCCTGCCTCGCACTGGTCATCTCTCCTCTTGTCTCACTCATGGACGACCAG GTGTCCGGCCTGCCAGCCGGCCTGAAGGCGGTGTGTGTGCACTCAGGCCTGACCAGGAAGCAGAGGGACTCGGCCCTGCAGAAG GCTCGCACAGCCCAGGTGCATGTGCTGATGCTGTCACCCGAAGCTCTGgttggggctggggcaggaggccCTGCCTGTCTCTCTCGGCTGCCCCCGGTCGCTTTTGTCTGCATCGACGAAGCCCACTGTCTCTCCCAGTGGTCCCACAACTTCCGGCCCTGCTACCTGCGTGTCTGCAAG GTGCTGCGGGAACAGCTGGGTGTGCGCTGCTTCCTGGGTCTCACGGCAACGGCCACTCACAGCACTGCCCTGGAAGTGGCCCAGCACCTGGGCATAGCTGCAGAGGCTGTTCTCAGAGGATCAGTCACCATCCCCACCAACCTGCACCTCTCTGTGTCCATGGACAGAGACCCAGACCAG GCTTTGGTGACACTGCTGCAGAGTGACCGTTTTCGCACCCTGGATTCTGTCATCATCTATTGCAACAGACGACAGGACACTGAGCGTATTTCTGCCCTGCTCCGCACCTGCCTGC GGCGCGGCGCCCAGGAGGCCTTGGTGGAAGCCTACCACGCAGGCATGTGCAGCCAGGAGCGGCGGCGGGTGCACAGAGCATTCATGGAGGGCCAGCTGAGGGTAGTGGTGGCCACGGTAGCCTTCGGGATGGGGCTTGATCGGCCAGACGTGCGGGCTGTGCTGCACCTAGGGCTGCCCCCGAGCTTCGAGAGCTACGTGCAGGCCGTGGGCCGTGCCGGGCGTGACGGGCAGCCTGCACACTGCCACCTGTTCCTGCAGCCTCAG GGCGAGGACCTGCGGGAGCTGCGCAGGCACGTGCACGCCCATGCCACCGACTTCCTGGCTGTGAAGAAGCTGGTGCAGCGTGTGTTCCCGCCCTGCACCTGCTCCCAGCGGATCTCGGAGCAGGCGGGAGGAGGGAGCCCCCAGAGGTGCTCTGCGAAGTCCCCGCAGGAGGCCCAGCAACCCAGCCGCGAGCACACAGCCCGGTGCCCAGGCCACGAGCGAGTCCTCCCCGTGCAGCCGACAGTGCAGGCCCTAGATATGACTGAAGAGG CTATTGAGACCCTGCTGTGCTACCTGGAGCTGCACCCACAGCGCTGGCTGGAGTTGCTGCCACCCACCTACACCCACTGCCACCTGCGCTACCCTGGGGGCCCCACCCAGCTCCAGGCCCTGGCCCGCAG GTGTCCCCCCCTGGCTGTATACTTGGCCCGGCAGCCGCCTGAGAACACAGGTCGGGGAAGCAGCACAGTGGAGTTGGACATGGCTGAGCTGGTGGATTCTCGGGGCTGGGAGCTGGCACCTGTGAGGCGGGCCCTCCAGCAGCTGCAGTGGGACCAGGAGCCCAGGACAG GTGTGCGTCGGGGTTCAGGGGTGCTGCTGGAGTTCAGGGAACCGGCCTTCCACCTGCACAGCCCCGGGGACCTGACAGCCCAGGACAAGGATCAGATCTGCGACTTCCTGTACAGCCGTGTGCAGGCCCGAGAGCGCGAGGGTCTGGCCCGCCTGCGCCGCATCTCCCAGGCCTTCCACAG TGTTGCCTTCCCCAGCTGCGGGCCGTGCCTGGAGCAGCCGGACGAGGAGCGCAGCGCCCGCCTCAAGGCCCTGCTTGGCCACTACTTCcaggaggaggggccgggggacATGGAGGACCAGCGGGACCCAGAGCCGGGGCAGGCCATG TTCCAGGACTGGGAGCCCCAGATCCGCAGGGACATCCGTCACTTCCTGTCCTTGTGGCCAGAGCAGCGGTTCTCAGGCAGGGCCGTGGCCCGCGTCTTCCACGGCATCG GAAGCCCCTGCTACCCGGCCCATGTGTATGGGCGGGACCAGCGTTTCTGGAGGAGGTACCTGCACCTCAGCTTCCATGCCCTGCAGCGCCTGGCCACCGAGGAGGTCCTGCTGGGGGTCACTGACTGCCCTGCCTCCACGTCACAGGCATGA
- the LRRC14 gene encoding leucine-rich repeat-containing protein 14, producing the protein MHTLVFLSTRQVLQCQPAACQALPLLPRELFPLLFKVAFMDKKTVVLRELVHTWPFPLLSFQQLLQECTHCSRALLQERPSTESMQAVILGLTARLHTPETEAGTQPLCRKHALRVLDLTGLLDDGVEQDPGTMSMWDCTAAVARTCIAQQQGGAVEPGLAPVPVEVRVDLRVNRASYAFLREALRSSVGSPLRLCCRDLRAEDLPMRNTVALLQLLDAGCLRRVDLRFNNLGLRGLSVIIPHVARFQHLASLRLHYVHGDSRQPSVDGEDNFRYFLAQMGRFTRLRELSMGSSLLSGRLDQLLSTLQSPLESLELAFCALLPEDLRFLARSPHAVHLKKLDLSGNDLSGSQLEPFQGLLQAAAATLLHLELTECQLADTQLLATLPVLTRCASLRYLGLYGNPLSMAGLKELLRDSAAQAELRTVVHPFPVDCYEGLPWPPPASVLLEASINEEKFARVEAELHQLLLTSGRAHVLWTTDIYGRLAADYFSL; encoded by the exons ATGCACACACTTGTGTTCCTGAGCACGCGGCAGGTGCTGCAGTGCCAGCCAGCTGCCTGCCAGGCGCTACCCCTGCTGCCACGCGAGCTCTTCCCCCTGCTGTTCAAGGTGGCCTTCATGGACAAGAAGACTGTCGTGCTGCGCGAGCTGGTGCACACGTGGCCCTTCCCACTGCTCAGCTTCCAACAGCTGCTGCAGGAGTGTACGCACTGCAGCCGGGCCCTGTTGCAGGAGCGGCCTAGCACAGAGAGCATGCAGGCCGTGATCCTGGGGCTCACAGCCCGGCTCCACACCCCAGAAACTGAGGCCGGCACGCAGCCCCTCTGCAG GAAGCACGCACTGCGGGTGCTGGACCTGACGGGCCTCCTGGATGACGGTGTGGAGCAGGACCCCGGCACCATGAGCATGTGGGACTGCACTGCAGCCGTGGCCCGCACGTGCATCGCACAGCAGCAGGGTGGCGCTGTGGAGCCCGGGCTGGCCCCCGTGCCAGTGGAGGTGCGTGTGGACCTGCGGGTGAACCGGGCCTCTTACGCGTTCCTGCGGGAGGCGCTCCGCAGCAGCGTGGGCAGCCCACTGCGGCTGTGCTGCCGGGACCTGCGCGCAGAGGACCTGCCCATGCGCAACACCGTGGCCCTGCTGCAGCTCCTGGACGCGGGCTGCCTGCGCCGCGTGGACCTGCGCTTCAACAACCTGGGCCTGCGCGGTCTGTCTGTCATCATCCCTCATGTGGCCCGCTTTCAGCACTTGGCCAGCCTGCGGCTGCATTACGTGCATGGGGACTCGCGGCAGCCCTCCGTGGACGGTGAGGACAACTTCCGCTACTTCCTGGCCCAGATGGGCCGCTTCACCCGCCTGCGGGAGCTCAGCATgggctcctctctcctctccgGACGGCTGGACCAACTGCTCAG CACCCTGCAGAGCCCGCTGGAGAGCCTGGAGCTGGCCTTCTGCGCTCTGCTTCCTGAGGACCTGCGCTTCCTGGCACGCAGCCCCCATGCTGTCCACCTTAAGAAGCTGGACCTGAGTGGCAACGACCTGTCCGGCAGCCAGCTGGAGCCCTTCCAGGGTCTGCTGCAGGCGGCAGCAGCCACACTGCTGCACCTCGAGCTGACCGAGTGCCAGCTCGCCGACACCCAGCTGCTGGCCACACTCCCTGTGCTGACGCGCTGCGCCAGCCTCCGCTACCTCGGCCTATACGGCAACCCACTGTCCATGGCGGGCCTCAAAGAGCTCCTGCGGGACTCAGCGGCCCAGGCAGAGCTGCGCACAGTAGTGCACCCCTTCCCTGTGGACTGTTACGAGGGCCTGCCCTGGCCACCACCTGCCTCCGTCCTGCTGGAGGCCTCCATCAACGAGGAGAAGTTCGCCCGTGTGGAGGCCGAGTTGCACCAGTTGCTGCTGACCTCAGGCCGTGCCCATGTGCTCTGGACCACGGACATCTACGGGCGCCTGGCTGCAGACTACTTCAGCCTGTGA
- the LRRC24 gene encoding leucine-rich repeat-containing protein 24, translating to MAPGSPALLLLSLLSLPSLSPGATGCPAACRCYSATVECGALRLRVVPPGIPPGTQTLFLQDNSIARLEPGILAPLAALRRLYLHNNSLRALEPGAFGAQSRLLELALTGNRLRGLRVGAFSGLAQLRILYLAGNQLVQLLDFTFLHLPRLQELHLQENSIELLEDQALAGLSSLALLDLSRNQLGTISREALQPLASLQVLRLTENPWRCDCALLWLGAWIKEGGQRLLSPRDKVMCAEPPRLALRSLLDVSGGSLICIPPSVHVEPLEVTANLGEDLRVACQASGYPQPLVTWRKVAQPREGHPPAQAQPEGRARGPGGHGASDTGSGMLFLTNITLAHAGKYECEASNAGGAARVPFQLLVNLSRQQQLQLAPPPPPEPLHEAGSMAFRALGLATQTTVVAAIALLAFTALLLASLICRRRRRRKKAPGPPGEGALFVNDYSDGPCTFAQLEELRDERGHEMFVIDRSKPLFTEGPAESAEGTAPGLAQGLPLQPPAAYEIHC from the exons ATGGCCCCGGGGTCACCAGCACTGCTGCTGCTGTCGCTGCTCTCACTGCCTAGTCTCTCGCCCGGCGCCACTGGCTGCCCGGCGGCCTGCCGCTGCTACAGCGCCACGGTGGAGTGCGGGGCCCTGCGGCTTCGTGTCGTCCCGCCTGGAATCCCGCCCGGGACGCAG ACGCTATTCCTGCAGGACAACAGCATCGCGCGCCTGGAGCCAGGCATCCTGGCGCCTCTTGCCGCCCTGCGCCGTCTCTACCTGCACAACAACAGCCTGCGCGCCCTGGAGCCAGGCGCCTTTGGTGCGCAGTCACGCCTGCTGGAGCTGGCACTCACAGGCAACCGGCTGCGTGGCTTGCGTGTGGGTGCCTTCTCCGGCCTGGCCCAGCTGCGCATACTCTACCTAGCTGGTAACCAGCTGGTGCAGCTGCTGGATTTCACCTTCCTGCACCTGCCG CGACTACAGGAGCTGCACCTGCAGGAAAACAGCATTGAGCTGCTGGAGGACCAGGCCCTGGCTGGGCTCTCATCCCTGGCACTGCTGGACCTCAGCAGGAACCAGCTGGGCACCATCAGCCGTGAGGCCCTGCAGCCCCTGGCCAGCCTGCAGGTCCTGCGACTCACAG AGAACCCATGGCGCTGTGACTGTGCCCTGCTCTGGCTAGGGGCCTGGATCaaggagggaggccagaggctgCTCAGTCCCAGGGACAAGGTTATGTGTGCAGAGCCCCCACGCCTGGCACTTCGGAGTCTCCTGGATGTGTCTGGTGGTAGCCTCATCTGCATCCCGCCTTCTGTGCACGTTGAGCCGTTGGAGGTGACAGCCAACCTGGGTGAGGATCTGCGGGTTGCCTGCCAGGCTTCAGGCTACCCGCAGCCTTTGGTAACCTGGAGAAAGGTGGCCCAGCCTCGCGAGGGACACCCACCGGCCCAGGCCCAGCCAGAAGGCCGGGCGCGGGGCCCAGGCGGACACGGGGCCTCCGACACGGGCAGCGGCATGCTGTTCCTCACCAACATCACCCTGGCGCACGCCGGCAAGTACGAGTGCGAGGCCTCCAATGCTGGCGGCGCCGCCCGCGtgcccttccagctcctggtcaACCTGTCCcggcagcagcagctgcagctggcACCGCCGCCGCCCCCGGAGCCCCTGCACGAGGCGGGCAGCATGGCTTTCCGCGCCCTGGGCCTGGCCACGCAGACGACCGTCGTTGCAGCCATCGCGCTCCTCGCCTTCACGGCGCTGCTGCTGGCGAGTCTGATTTGCCGCAGGCGCCGCAGGCGGAAAAAGGCGCCGGGGCCACCAGGGGAGGGCGCGCTGTTCGTCAACGACTACTCGGACGGGCCCTGCACCTTCGCGCAGCTCGAGGAGCTCCGCGACGAGCGGGGCCACGAGATGTTCGTCATCGACCGCTCCAAGCCGCTCTTCACCGAGGGTCCGGCCGAGTCGGCCGAGGGAACCGCGCCGGGGCTCGCACAGGGTCTGCCGCTGCAGCCACCGGCCGCCTACGAGATCCACTGTtga
- the C14H8orf82 gene encoding UPF0598 protein C8orf82 homolog — MWPACGALRAWALPLARSPRVRACGGIRGVSYTQGQSPESRTREYFYYVDHQGQLFLDDSKMKNFITCFKDPQFLVTFFSRLRRNRSGRYEASFPFLSPCGRERNFLRCEDQPVVFTHLLAAGPGAPRLSYCGGGEALAVPFEPARLLPLAANGRLYHPAPERAGGVGLVRSALAFELSACFEYAPGVSALPSHVRWEGRRLALTMDLAPLLLASPQP, encoded by the exons ATGTGGCCGGCGTGCGGAGCGCTCCGGGCCTGGGCACTGCCCTTGGCGAGGTCCCCCAGGGTCCGGGCCTGCGGTGGGATCAGGGGCGTCTCCTATACTCAGGGCCAGAGCCCCGAGTCCCGCACACGCGAGTACTTTTATTACGTGGATCATCAGGGCCAG CTTTTCCTGGATGACtccaaaatgaagaatttcatcACCTGTTTCAAAG ACCCACAGTTCCTGGTCACCTTCTTCTCCCGTCTGAGACGAAACCGCAGCGGGCGCTACGAggcctctttccccttcctctcgCCCTGCGGCAGGGAGCGCAACTTCCTGCGCTGCGAGGACCAGCCAGTGGTCTTCACTCATCTGCTGGCGGCGGGCCCCGGGGCCCCGCGCCTCTCCTACTGCGGCGGCGGGGAGGCCCTGGCCGTGCCCTTCGAGCCTGCGCGCCTGCTGCCCCTGGCCGCCAATGGGCGCCTCTACCACCCCGCGCCAGAGCGCGCGGGCGGCGTGGGTCTGGTGCGCTCCGCCCTGGCCTTCGAGCTCAGTGCTTGCTTTGAGTACGCCCCCGGCGTGTCCGCGCTGCCCTCGCACGTTCGCTGGGAGGGCCGCCGCCTCGCCCTCACCATGGACCTGGCCCCACTGCTTCTCGCCTCCCCGCAGCCCTAA